The Agrococcus carbonis sequence ATAGGGGTTCGAGGCGTTGGCGACGAGCATCGCGATCGCTCCGGTCGCCGTCACGATGAGCACGGGCGCGGCGGACGGGTCGAGGAGCGCGGCCCGGCGGAGGGCCGCGACGGCGCAGCAGGCGGCGATGCACAGCAGCACGATGCCGAGCGCGCCGACCTGGAACGCGAGCAGGTGGTACTGCAGCTCGAACTCCCACGGCCGCTCGAGGTTGCGCGCGTAGCCGCTCTCGAGCACGGCGCCGAAGCCGTGGCCGAAGAGGGGGCGCTGCGCGGCCTCGTCGAGCAGGATGCGGCTCTGGTCGGTGCGCACGGCGACGCCGACCGCGCCCTGATCCGGGCTGAAGAAGTCGGCGAGCGCCCGCAGCGCCCGCTGGACCGCGGCCTGCTCGAGCACGCGGGGCGCGAGGATCGCCGCGGCAGGCACCGCGAGGATGCCCGTGACCGCGACCCACCGCGGCACGCGCGCGCGCCGCCCGGTCGCCGTGAGCATCCGCAGGGCCGCGACGATGAGCGGCGTCAGCAGCACGGTGAGGATGATGGCGCGGCGGCCGCCCAGCATGACGGCGGCGATCGCGCTCGCGCCCGCGGCGAGCCGGAGCGCCACGCCCGGCAGCCACGGATGCGCGCCGACGAGCAGCGACGCGGTCCACATGGGCGCGGCGGCCGCGAGCGTCGAGAGCCCGTAGAGGCGGATGACGGTCGCGGGCCCGGTGCCGTCGAAGCCCGCGCCGCTCTCCTCGAGGAGGACCGGCGGGATGACCGACGGCAGGATGCCTGCCTGAGCGCCGACGTAGAGCACGATGAAGGCCGAGAGCGCGATCGTCGCCCACGCGGCCGCGAGCATCGTGAGCCGCAGCAGCGGCGCGCGCAGGGCGACCGCCCACAGGCCGAACGCGACGGGGCCGGCGACCCAGGTGATGAGGGCGTAGGCCCAGCCCGGGTTGTCGATGCCCACGACGCTGCCGAGCGCGACGACCATCGCGAACAGGGCGATGCACGGCACGAGCAGCGGGGAGACCCGGCGGCGGTGCGCCATCGCGAGCCCTGCCGCCGTGAGGCCCAGCACGCCCAGGACCGGGATCAGCACCTCGTTCGATCCGACCGGTCGCAGCATGAGGTAGATGAGGCACAGCGTGACGACGACGCCGCCGAAGGTGGCCCGCGAGCGGCTGCCGGGCTCGGGCGCCGCGTGCCCGCCGCCCGCGACCGCCGGATGCTCGCGCACGCGCTCAGCGAACCGCATCGGCGACTCCGACCGCGCTCCGCCACGCCGTGCTCCACGCAGCGAACGAGTAGTGCTCGTCGATCGCCCGGCGCGCTCGCGCGCCCAGCCGCTCCGCCTCCACGGGCGAGAGCCGCGCCATCGCGACGAGCGCTTCGCTCCAATCCTGTGGCGACGTCGGCGCGAACCCGCCCGCGCGCGCGAGCGCCTGCGCGTTCGCGCCGACCGGGCTGCCCACCATCGGCAGCGCGGAGGCGCCGTACTGCAGCAGCTTGTAGGCGCACTTGCCGAGCGACCACGGCTCGTCGGTGAGCGGCATGATGCCGAAGTCGGCGGCCGCGAGCTCGGCGGCGTAGGTGGCCTCGTGCCAGTCGACGCGGTCGACGATCGCGTCGATGGCGCCGAGCGACGCGCGGCCGGCGCTCACGACGGTCAGCCGCATCCCCGTCGCCTCGTGCGCGGTCAGCAGCGGCTGCGCGATCGAGCGCAGGTAGGGCTCCGTGCTGGGCGAGCCGAGCCAGATCGCTCGGGGTGCGCCGGCGCGCTCGTACGTCGTCTTGCGGGTGTAGCGATCCGGCTCGACGCAGCTCGGCACGACCACGACGTGCGATGCGTGCCGAGCGGCCGCCTCGGCGAGCCAGTCGTTGCCGGCGATCACGGTGTCCGCCGCCTCGACCGCGCGCCGCCACTGGCGGTGCGG is a genomic window containing:
- a CDS encoding glycosyltransferase family protein, whose translation is MPLVTVSSYGPAGSSARVRLFDWLAHLGIPHASHTYLGGRDNRLGSIAAEPRAVLRAEAGLRALVRDVPGSTLVMSRRASPFSRGGVEARLLAAADHGVYDFDDAIQLPRHDLAGRLFAPHRQWRRAVEAADTVIAGNDWLAEAAARHASHVVVVPSCVEPDRYTRKTTYERAGAPRAIWLGSPSTEPYLRSIAQPLLTAHEATGMRLTVVSAGRASLGAIDAIVDRVDWHEATYAAELAAADFGIMPLTDEPWSLGKCAYKLLQYGASALPMVGSPVGANAQALARAGGFAPTSPQDWSEALVAMARLSPVEAERLGARARRAIDEHYSFAAWSTAWRSAVGVADAVR